Proteins co-encoded in one Hemibagrus wyckioides isolate EC202008001 linkage group LG26, SWU_Hwy_1.0, whole genome shotgun sequence genomic window:
- the LOC131347048 gene encoding nucleolar and coiled-body phosphoprotein 1-like, translating to MKVHVKVEMLAMVVTLFLAFGVSDGLVIDKCQLGDELNSTLPAKMLDQITSLVAKIVCHVELSSSLNTSTINYVTGPNIKSFIHGMRKGRSAESSSEESSEEDFRRPKSSFNSSMVNPLNSSTRDEGHRGRKSRSAESSSKESSEEDFRRSKSIFNSSVLNPVTRPQGNSSTRDEGHRGRKSRSAESSSEESSEEDFRRPKSSFNSSVFNPVTRPQGNSSTGDKGHRGRKSRSAESSSEESSEEDFRRPKSSFNSSVLNPVTRPQGNSSTRDKGHRGRKSRSAESSSEESSEEDFRRPKSSFNSSVFNPVTRPQGNSSTGDKGHRGRKSRSAESSSEESSEEDFRRPKSSFNSSVLNPVTRPQGNSSTRDKGHRGRKSRSAESSSEESSEEDFRRPKSSFNSSVFNPVTRPQGNSSTRDKGHRGRKSRSAESSSEESDEQTMWTLYGLFQLPNRIACTSGSELSLNLCSMDCDSLIDGNLQDDITCLQTILNKMLSSVSSEGPMKSLFHKLTSAFFQKECSNVENSKYFSTC from the exons ATGAAGGTCCATGTCAAGGTGGAGATGTTGGCCATGGTGGTCACGTTGTTCCTGGCTTTTGGTGTGAGTGACGGCCTGGTGATAGACAAGTGTCAACTGGGAGACGAACTGAACTCGACTCTACCTGCAAAAATGTTGGACCAGAtcaccagcctggtggccaaga TTGTGTGCCATGTGGAGCTGAGCTCCAGCTTGAACACCAGCACCATCAATTATGTAACTGGACCCAACATTAAGAGTTTCATCCATGGCATGCGCAAGGGCAGGTCTGCAGAGTCAAGCAGTGAAGAGTCCAGTGAGGAAGACTTCCGAAGACCTAAAAGTAGTTTCAATTCTTCGATGGTTAATCCATTAAACAGCTCAACCAGAGATGAAGGGCATAGAGGCCGCAAGAGTAGGTCGGCAGAGTCAAGCAGTAAGGAGTCCAGTGAGGAAGACTTCCGAAGATCTAAAAGTATTTTCAATTCTTCAGTGTTGAATCCAGTTACACGTCCCCAGGGTAACAGCTCAACCAGAGATGAAGGGCATAGAGGACGCAAAAGCAGGTCTGCAGAGTCAAGCAGTGAGGAGTCCAGTGAGGAAGACTTCCGAAGACCTAAAAGTAGTTTCAATTCTTCAGTGTTTAATCCAGTCACCCGTCCCCAGGGTAACAGCTCAACCGGAGATAAAGGGCATCGAGGACGCAAGAGCAGGTCTGCAGAGTCAAGCAGTGAGGAGTCCAGTGAGGAAGACTTCCGAAGACCTAAAAGTAGTTTCAATTCTTCAGTGTTAAATCCAGTTACCCGTCCTCAGGGTAACAGCTCAACCAGAGATAAAGGGCATAGAGGACGTAAGAGCAGGTCTGCAGAGTCAAGCAGTGAGGAGTCCAGTGAGGAAGACTTCCGAAGACCTAAAAGTAGTTTCAATTCTTCAGTGTTTAATCCAGTCACCCGTCCCCAGGGTAACAGCTCAACCGGAGATAAAGGGCATCGAGGACGCAAGAGCAGGTCTGCAGAGTCAAGCAGTGAGGAGTCCAGTGAGGAAGACTTCCGAAGACCTAAAAGTAGTTTCAATTCTTCAGTGTTAAATCCAGTTACCCGTCCCCAGGGTAACAGCTCAACCAGAGATAAAGGGCATAGAGGACGTAAGAGCAGGTCTGCAGAGTCAAGCAGTGAGGAGTCCAGTGAGGAAGACTTCCGAAGACCTAAAAGTAGTTTCAATTCTTCAGTGTTTAATCCAGTCACCCGTCCCCAGGGTAACAGCTCAACCAGAGATAAAGGGCATAGAGGACGCAAGAGCAGGTCTGCAGAGTCAAGCAGTGAGGAGTCCGATGAGCAAACCATGTGGACTTTGTATGGGTTGTTCCAACTGCCCAATCGCATCGCCTGCACCTCGGGGTCTGAACTCTCTCTTAACCTCTGCAGCATGGACTGTGACA GTCTGATCGATGGCAATCTCCAAGATGACATCACCTGTCTTCAGACCATCCTCAATAAAAT GTTGTCATCAGTAAGCAGTGAAGGACCAATGAAATCACTGTTCCACAAATT GACCTCTGCTTTCTTCCAGAAGGAATGCAGCAATGTGGAGAACTCCAAGTACTTTTCCACTTGTTGA